A genomic window from Passer domesticus isolate bPasDom1 chromosome Z, bPasDom1.hap1, whole genome shotgun sequence includes:
- the LOC135290991 gene encoding serine/threonine-protein kinase PAK 3-like isoform X1 has translation MFISMPLFPSFSYLLGDELWLVMEYMDGGALSDVISETHMSEREIAAVSRECLQGLDFLHSNHMIHRGLKSCNILLGTNGSVKLADFGLFAQLTPEQSRQSSVASTSGWMAPEVVTGQPYGPKVDIWSFGIVGIEMVEGEAPYWKETSGMCWSSVSEGQKFFSGMIGCVINILQNGGSIILVSIV, from the exons ATGTTTATCTCCATgcccttgtttccttctttcagctacCTTCTGGGTGATGAACTCTGGCTGGTTATGGAGTACATGGATGGAGGTGCCCTGAGCGATGTCATCAGTGAGACTCACATGTCTGAAAGAGAGATTGCAGCCGTCAGTCGGGAG tgcctgcaaggactggattttcttcactccaaCCACATGATCCACCGAGGTCTGAAGAGCTGCAACATCCTTCTCGGAACCAACGGCTCTGTCAAGCTGG CTGACTTTGGCCTCTTTGCTCAGCTCACTCCTGAGCAGAGTAGACAGAGCTCCGTGGCCAGCACTTCTGGGTGGATGGCGCCTGAAGTGGTGACAGGTCAAccatatggccccaaagtggacatatggtcttttggaatCGTGGGCATTGAAAtggtggaaggagaagctcCTTACTGGAAAGAAACTTCTGGCATG TGTTGGAGCTCTGTCTCTGAAGGACAAAAATTTTTCAGTGGAATGATTGGATGTGTGATAAATATCCTTCAAAATGGAGGTTCAATCATCCTAGTTTCAATTGTATAg